In one Streptomyces venezuelae genomic region, the following are encoded:
- a CDS encoding ROK family transcriptional regulator — MGQLSGGDPSLLRRINSAVVLHALRAADLATLTEITRVTGLSRPTVEGVVEGLIEAGLVVESAAEDGGARRQGRPARKFRFRAEAGHLLGLEIGPHRVAAVLSDLDGKILGAASKAVSAEASADDRLERLRTAVADLLRRAGIARSSLRAVGVGSPGILDADGTVRLSTALPEWTGLQLGERLRRSFKCPVLVENDANAAAVAEHWKGAATDTDDVVFVLAGLSPGAGSLIGGRLHRGYGGAAGEIGALHLLGREVTPETLLSTTDEPLHPLDEQAVADVFAHAREGDERARAAVERFIQRLVHDVAALVLALDPELVVVGGWAAGLDGVLEPLHRELERYCLRPPRVALSLLGEAVVSTGALRLALDHVEEQLFAVEGTVTARR; from the coding sequence TTGGGGCAGCTGAGCGGCGGGGACCCCTCTCTGTTGCGGCGTATCAACTCCGCGGTGGTGCTGCACGCGCTGCGCGCCGCGGACTTGGCGACGCTCACGGAGATCACCCGCGTGACCGGGCTCTCCCGGCCCACCGTCGAGGGGGTCGTCGAAGGGCTCATCGAGGCCGGGCTCGTGGTGGAGTCGGCGGCCGAGGACGGCGGCGCGCGGCGCCAGGGCCGGCCTGCACGGAAGTTCCGGTTCCGGGCGGAGGCGGGACATCTGCTCGGGCTGGAGATCGGCCCCCACCGGGTGGCCGCCGTGCTCTCGGACCTGGACGGCAAGATCCTCGGGGCGGCGTCGAAGGCCGTCTCCGCGGAGGCCTCGGCGGACGACCGGCTCGAACGTCTGCGGACGGCGGTCGCCGATCTGCTGCGCCGCGCCGGGATCGCCCGCAGTTCGCTGCGGGCCGTCGGAGTGGGCAGTCCAGGCATCCTGGACGCGGACGGCACGGTGCGGCTGAGCACGGCGCTGCCCGAGTGGACGGGGCTGCAGCTGGGCGAGCGGCTGCGCCGGTCGTTCAAGTGCCCGGTCCTCGTCGAGAACGACGCCAACGCCGCGGCCGTGGCCGAGCACTGGAAGGGTGCGGCGACCGACACGGACGACGTGGTGTTCGTCCTCGCGGGGCTGAGCCCGGGGGCGGGATCGCTGATCGGCGGGCGGCTCCACCGGGGGTACGGCGGCGCGGCGGGCGAGATCGGCGCGCTGCACCTGCTGGGCCGCGAGGTCACTCCGGAAACGCTGCTCTCGACGACGGACGAGCCGCTGCACCCCTTGGACGAGCAGGCCGTCGCCGACGTCTTCGCGCACGCGCGCGAGGGCGACGAGCGGGCGCGGGCCGCCGTGGAGCGATTCATCCAGCGGCTCGTGCACGACGTGGCCGCCCTGGTCCTCGCCCTCGATCCGGAGCTGGTCGTCGTGGGCGGCTGGGCGGCGGGGCTCGATGGTGTGCTGGAGCCGCTGCACCGGGAGCTGGAGCGCTACTGCCTGCGGCCGCCCCGGGTGGCGCTGTCGTTGCTGGGCGAGGCGGTGGTGTCGACCGGGGCGCTGCGGCTGGCGCTCGACCACGTCGAGGAGCAGCTGTTCGCCGTCGAGGGGACCGTCACCGCACGACGGTGA
- a CDS encoding response regulator, with product MPVTVLLVDDEPLVRAGLRAVLEAQPDIRVVGEAADGAAVIPLVRELRPDVVAMDVRMPLLDGIEATRAVLRTVQDPPKILVVTTFENDEYVYEALRAGADGFLLKRARPAEIVHAVRLVAEGESLLFPAAVRQLAGEYGAERGNPQARDALEKAALTEREAEVLRLMARGLSNAEIATRLVVGTETVKSHVSAVLAKLGARDRTQAVIAAYESGFVAPG from the coding sequence ATGCCGGTCACAGTGCTCCTCGTCGACGACGAACCCCTCGTACGCGCGGGCCTGCGTGCCGTCCTGGAGGCGCAGCCGGACATCCGCGTGGTGGGCGAGGCGGCGGACGGCGCGGCGGTGATCCCCCTCGTCCGCGAGCTGCGCCCCGACGTGGTCGCGATGGACGTCCGCATGCCGCTGCTCGACGGCATCGAGGCGACCCGCGCGGTGCTGCGTACCGTGCAGGATCCCCCGAAGATCCTGGTGGTGACGACCTTCGAGAACGACGAGTACGTGTACGAGGCGCTGCGCGCGGGCGCCGACGGGTTCCTGCTGAAGCGCGCCAGGCCCGCGGAGATCGTGCACGCGGTGCGGCTCGTCGCCGAGGGCGAGTCGCTGCTGTTCCCCGCGGCGGTCCGGCAGCTGGCCGGCGAGTACGGGGCGGAGCGCGGCAATCCGCAGGCCCGGGACGCCCTGGAGAAGGCCGCGCTGACGGAGCGCGAGGCGGAGGTGCTGCGGCTGATGGCGCGCGGTCTGTCGAACGCGGAGATCGCCACCCGCCTCGTCGTCGGCACGGAGACGGTCAAGTCGCATGTCAGTGCCGTCCTCGCGAAGCTCGGGGCGCGGGACCGGACGCAGGCGGTCATCGCCGCGTACGAATCCGGTTTCGTCGCACCGGGGTGA
- a CDS encoding GntR family transcriptional regulator: protein MGTTQLETVPEPKYWHLKTVLSEALDSEFSVGEILPNERDLAARFGVARATLRQALEQLELEGRLQRRRGVGTTVAPPRMGVAVGSAQGSWPGAVGDAWQLADCAPAVPPADVARMLGTIADEQVHVVRRTRVSNGQPVAAELLYVPTSSVAELTGMDEPSGAARARVVLRELSRLGLEGQDRAVELGSARADDAKALDRLPGAPVLVVTTRFLAEGRTAAVSVATYRADTCRLTFGDSGGVEIHHDAERRAS from the coding sequence GTGGGGACCACGCAGCTCGAAACGGTGCCGGAGCCGAAGTACTGGCATCTGAAGACCGTGCTCAGTGAGGCGCTCGACTCCGAGTTCTCCGTCGGGGAGATCCTGCCGAACGAGCGCGATCTGGCGGCCCGCTTCGGCGTCGCCCGCGCCACCCTCCGGCAGGCTCTCGAACAGCTCGAACTCGAAGGCAGGCTCCAGCGCCGCCGCGGAGTGGGCACCACGGTCGCTCCGCCGCGGATGGGCGTGGCCGTCGGATCCGCGCAGGGCTCGTGGCCGGGCGCGGTCGGCGACGCCTGGCAGCTCGCGGACTGCGCCCCGGCGGTCCCGCCGGCGGACGTCGCCCGGATGCTGGGGACCATCGCGGACGAGCAGGTGCACGTGGTGCGCCGCACCCGTGTCTCGAACGGCCAGCCCGTGGCCGCCGAGCTGCTGTACGTGCCCACGTCCTCGGTAGCCGAGCTGACCGGCATGGACGAGCCGTCAGGTGCGGCACGCGCGCGTGTGGTCCTGCGTGAGCTGTCCCGGCTCGGCCTCGAAGGACAGGACCGCGCCGTCGAACTCGGCTCGGCACGCGCGGACGACGCCAAGGCCCTGGACCGCCTGCCCGGCGCACCGGTGCTCGTCGTGACGACCCGCTTCCTCGCCGAGGGACGCACGGCGGCGGTCTCCGTGGCCACCTACCGCGCCGACACCTGCCGCCTCACGTTCGGGGACTCCGGCGGCGTGGAGATCCACCACGACGCCGAGCGCCGCGCTTCCTGA
- a CDS encoding alpha/beta fold hydrolase yields the protein MAAEVSFSVTSPGGPHTVTISYERAGTGEPLLLLHGIGHHRQAWDPVFEILAAEHDVIAVDLPGFGRSPALPEEMAYGLPAVVPALGAFCETLQIERPHVAGNSLGGLLALEMGREKLVRSVTALSPAGFWTAAERRYAFGTLLAMRRGARLLPRPAIERLSASAAGRTALTSTIYARPWRRSPEAVVAETLALREATGFEATLLAGRDVLFQDDVTGLPVTVAWGTKDRLLLRRQGIRAKHTIPGARLVRLPGCGHVPMNDDPARVARVILDTCR from the coding sequence ATGGCCGCAGAGGTCTCCTTCAGCGTCACGTCGCCCGGCGGCCCGCACACCGTGACGATCTCCTACGAACGGGCGGGCACAGGCGAGCCGTTGCTCCTGCTGCACGGCATCGGCCACCACCGGCAGGCCTGGGACCCGGTGTTCGAGATCCTGGCCGCCGAGCACGACGTGATCGCGGTGGACCTGCCGGGCTTCGGGCGCTCCCCCGCGCTGCCCGAGGAAATGGCGTACGGGCTGCCCGCGGTCGTCCCCGCGCTCGGCGCGTTCTGCGAGACGCTGCAGATCGAGCGGCCGCACGTGGCGGGCAACTCCCTGGGCGGACTGCTCGCCCTCGAAATGGGCCGCGAGAAGCTGGTCCGCTCCGTCACCGCGCTCTCCCCGGCCGGCTTCTGGACGGCCGCGGAACGCCGCTACGCGTTCGGCACGCTCCTCGCGATGCGGCGGGGCGCGCGTCTGCTGCCGCGTCCCGCGATCGAGCGGCTGTCCGCGAGCGCGGCGGGGCGCACGGCGCTCACGAGCACCATCTACGCCCGCCCTTGGCGCCGCTCCCCCGAGGCAGTCGTCGCCGAGACGCTCGCGCTGCGCGAAGCCACCGGGTTCGAGGCGACGCTGCTGGCCGGACGCGACGTCCTCTTCCAGGATGACGTGACGGGCCTCCCTGTGACCGTGGCCTGGGGCACGAAGGACCGTCTGCTCCTGCGCCGCCAGGGGATACGCGCGAAGCACACCATTCCCGGCGCACGGCTGGTCCGGCTCCCCGGCTGCGGCCATGTGCCGATGAACGACGACCCCGCGCGCGTCGCCCGCGTCATCCTCGACACCTGCCGCTGA
- a CDS encoding sensor histidine kinase, whose amino-acid sequence MPGFLRPLTRAVTYTRWLHIFLGSAIAWVIAAIYPGLSEPSSLDWVLVGLTPIPLLVAAALVPVIRRAEGLQARMMLFPGHHAPVPGGEVEESGISVAPSASWRDRVRTALWLVFRLETGIALVHLTGQLIGMVFALVGANDQAPETDGLLLTPPDTAWIKAPLSLLLVLAELGVLLAAGHLTAVVARRLLGPSAAERLAVMEERTEQLLERNRIARELHDSIGHALTVAVVQAGAARAASDPEFTARALEAVEETGRAALEDLERVLRVLREDEQPVSGRPTLTDADRLLQSARASGAKVDVEVTGPVERLPGPVSREGYRMLQEALTNALRHSGPVPVRLRIAVDDARLVMNVRNALPHATGSTGRGGSGLRGIRERATLLGGRATTGPHDGEWQVHVELPLK is encoded by the coding sequence ATGCCCGGCTTCCTTCGACCGCTGACGCGTGCGGTCACCTACACGCGCTGGCTGCACATCTTCTTGGGGTCGGCCATCGCCTGGGTGATCGCCGCGATCTATCCGGGGCTCTCCGAGCCCTCTTCCCTCGACTGGGTGCTCGTCGGACTCACTCCCATACCCTTGCTGGTGGCGGCCGCCCTGGTGCCCGTCATCCGCAGGGCCGAGGGGCTGCAGGCCCGGATGATGCTGTTTCCCGGTCACCACGCGCCCGTGCCGGGCGGCGAGGTGGAGGAATCCGGCATCTCCGTTGCCCCTTCCGCCTCCTGGCGGGACCGGGTGCGGACCGCCCTATGGCTGGTGTTCCGCCTGGAGACAGGCATCGCCCTGGTTCACCTGACGGGTCAGCTCATCGGGATGGTCTTCGCCCTGGTCGGTGCGAACGACCAGGCGCCGGAGACGGACGGTCTGTTGCTCACCCCGCCCGACACGGCCTGGATCAAGGCACCGCTGAGCCTCCTGCTCGTCCTGGCGGAACTCGGCGTGCTGCTGGCGGCGGGGCATCTGACGGCCGTGGTGGCCCGGCGCCTCCTCGGCCCCTCAGCCGCCGAACGCCTCGCCGTCATGGAGGAACGCACCGAGCAGCTCCTCGAACGCAACCGCATCGCGCGCGAACTGCACGACTCCATAGGCCACGCCCTGACCGTCGCCGTCGTCCAGGCGGGCGCCGCCAGGGCCGCGTCCGACCCGGAGTTCACCGCACGTGCCCTGGAAGCGGTGGAGGAGACCGGGCGGGCCGCGCTGGAGGACCTGGAGCGGGTCCTGCGCGTGCTGCGCGAGGACGAGCAGCCGGTGAGCGGACGGCCCACGCTCACCGACGCCGACCGGCTGCTTCAGTCGGCGCGTGCCTCGGGCGCGAAGGTCGACGTCGAGGTGACGGGTCCGGTGGAGCGGCTGCCGGGACCCGTCTCCCGCGAGGGCTACCGCATGCTCCAGGAGGCGCTGACCAACGCCCTGCGCCATTCCGGCCCCGTGCCGGTGCGCCTGCGCATCGCCGTGGACGACGCCCGCCTGGTGATGAACGTGCGCAACGCGCTGCCGCATGCCACCGGTTCGACGGGGCGCGGCGGCAGCGGACTCCGCGGCATCCGGGAACGCGCCACTCTGCTCGGCGGCCGGGCCACCACGGGACCGCACGACGGCGAGTGGCAGGTGCACGTCGAACTTCCGCTGAAATGA
- a CDS encoding VOC family protein — protein MPFTGQSHIRIARPSRDLAAAERFWVDGLGLGVLYRAEGGRAPGKHDLLMVGRPDASWHLELVHEASAPVLPRPTEEDLLVVYLDDEVPEELVARLEAHGGKRVQSPNPYWNEWGVTVEDPDGYRLVLSTRAWSNA, from the coding sequence GTGCCGTTCACCGGTCAGAGTCACATCCGCATCGCCCGCCCGTCCCGCGATCTCGCGGCAGCCGAGCGGTTCTGGGTGGACGGCCTGGGACTGGGCGTCCTGTACCGGGCGGAGGGCGGCCGGGCTCCCGGCAAGCACGACCTCCTCATGGTGGGCAGGCCGGACGCCTCGTGGCACCTCGAACTCGTCCACGAGGCGTCCGCGCCGGTCCTGCCGCGCCCCACCGAGGAGGACCTGCTCGTCGTCTATCTCGACGACGAGGTGCCCGAGGAGCTGGTGGCACGGCTGGAGGCGCACGGCGGCAAGCGGGTCCAGTCGCCGAACCCGTACTGGAACGAATGGGGCGTCACGGTCGAGGACCCCGACGGGTACCGGCTGGTGCTCTCCACGCGCGCGTGGTCCAACGCCTGA
- a CDS encoding ABC transporter permease, whose protein sequence is MANSAVLPVTHAEWIKIKSLRASLISLLVIFAATLAVTVLASATIGRAEADNPDAEPLFDAFYAFNFGQIAAISFGTTAVSSEYTSGALRISLAAVPRRGLFYGSKMLVVGGLALLAGLVTGFATFLTSQAFMGEYAIGLDHPGAVRACVGGGIYLALMALLAAGLTAVLRSGVAVLSILIPFTLIVSFVVGDVASGAAGYLPDKAGQQVLHETPTGSLGPWAGLAVSAAWTAAVLLAGWWAVRRRDA, encoded by the coding sequence ATGGCGAACTCCGCCGTACTGCCCGTCACCCACGCCGAGTGGATCAAGATCAAGTCGCTGCGGGCGAGCCTGATCTCGCTGCTCGTCATCTTCGCCGCGACCCTCGCCGTCACCGTGCTCGCCTCCGCGACCATCGGCCGGGCCGAGGCGGACAACCCCGACGCCGAGCCGCTTTTCGACGCCTTCTACGCCTTCAACTTCGGCCAGATCGCGGCCATCAGCTTCGGAACGACCGCCGTGTCCTCGGAGTACACGAGCGGCGCCCTGCGGATCTCGCTCGCCGCCGTGCCGCGCCGCGGGCTCTTCTACGGCTCCAAGATGCTGGTCGTCGGCGGTCTCGCGCTGCTCGCCGGGCTCGTCACCGGCTTCGCGACTTTCCTGACCAGTCAGGCCTTCATGGGGGAGTACGCGATCGGGCTCGACCACCCCGGCGCCGTGCGCGCCTGCGTCGGCGGCGGCATCTACCTCGCGCTGATGGCGCTGCTCGCGGCGGGCCTGACGGCGGTACTGCGCAGCGGCGTGGCCGTCCTCAGCATCTTGATCCCCTTCACGCTGATCGTGTCGTTCGTCGTCGGCGACGTGGCGAGCGGTGCCGCCGGATACCTGCCGGACAAGGCGGGCCAGCAGGTGCTGCACGAGACGCCGACCGGGAGTCTCGGTCCGTGGGCCGGGCTCGCGGTGAGCGCGGCCTGGACGGCCGCGGTGCTGCTCGCCGGTTGGTGGGCCGTGCGCCGCCGTGACGCGTGA
- a CDS encoding alkaline phosphatase D family protein — MSQRQPSPSPRRRSVLRGSLAVPAALTVPALAGAAPSLALSGRPKAGWGVQAGDVTAHSGLVWVRSDRPARMIVETSATESFRDPQRWRGPLLGPDTDFTGTTRLHGLPAGEQIHYRVLLADPDDPRRTGRPVTGTFRTTPKARKQDVRFLWSGDIAGQGWGINPDRGGYRIFEEMRRRDPDFFLCSGDNIYADGPILPSVTLPDGTVWRNVTTEEKSKVAESLAEFRGAFRYNLLDDNLRRFNAQVPSIVQWDDHEVRNNWYPGQILDDARYTEKNVDVLAGRSLRAFSEYFPVSTLPPGDEDGRVHRVLRHGPLLDVFVLDMRSYRNANSPNRQPDDATGILGARQLAWLKRELSRSRAVWKVIASDMPLGIVVADGRENFEAVAQGDPGAPLGRELQIAELLRHIKHRKITGTVWLTADVHYTSAQHYDPSRAAFKDFAPFWEFVSGPLAAGGFPATKLDGTFGPEQKFIKAPSRANTSPAETPQYFGEVDIDGGSGELTVRLRQEGGGVLFTKVLRPGRVGQ; from the coding sequence ATGTCGCAACGTCAGCCGAGCCCGTCCCCCCGCCGCCGCAGCGTGCTGCGCGGATCGCTCGCCGTACCGGCGGCGCTCACCGTGCCCGCACTGGCCGGGGCCGCGCCGTCGCTCGCCCTGTCGGGTCGTCCGAAGGCCGGATGGGGCGTACAGGCCGGAGACGTGACGGCGCACTCGGGGCTCGTCTGGGTACGCTCCGACCGGCCCGCCCGGATGATCGTGGAGACGTCCGCCACCGAGTCGTTCCGCGATCCGCAGCGGTGGCGCGGCCCGCTCCTCGGCCCGGACACGGACTTCACGGGGACGACCAGGCTGCACGGGCTGCCCGCGGGCGAGCAGATCCACTACCGGGTGCTGCTCGCCGACCCCGACGATCCGCGCCGCACGGGCAGACCGGTCACCGGCACGTTCCGCACGACGCCGAAGGCCCGCAAGCAGGACGTGCGCTTCCTGTGGTCGGGTGACATCGCGGGCCAGGGCTGGGGCATCAACCCCGACCGGGGCGGCTACCGCATCTTCGAGGAGATGCGCCGGCGCGACCCGGACTTCTTCCTGTGCAGCGGTGACAACATCTACGCCGACGGCCCCATCCTGCCGAGCGTCACGCTGCCCGACGGCACCGTGTGGCGGAACGTCACGACGGAGGAGAAGTCCAAGGTCGCCGAGTCCCTGGCGGAGTTCCGCGGCGCGTTCCGCTACAACCTGCTCGACGACAACCTGCGGCGGTTCAACGCCCAGGTGCCGTCGATCGTCCAGTGGGACGACCACGAGGTGCGCAACAACTGGTACCCGGGGCAGATCCTGGACGACGCCCGGTACACGGAGAAGAACGTGGACGTCCTCGCGGGCCGCTCGCTGCGCGCGTTCAGCGAGTACTTCCCCGTCTCCACGCTGCCGCCGGGCGACGAGGACGGCCGCGTCCACCGCGTGCTGCGGCACGGCCCGCTCCTGGACGTGTTCGTCCTCGACATGCGCTCCTACCGCAACGCCAACTCGCCCAACAGGCAGCCCGACGACGCCACCGGCATCCTCGGCGCCCGGCAGCTGGCCTGGCTCAAGCGCGAGCTGTCCCGCTCGCGGGCCGTGTGGAAGGTCATCGCCTCCGACATGCCGCTGGGCATCGTCGTGGCGGACGGCAGGGAGAACTTCGAGGCCGTGGCGCAGGGCGACCCCGGCGCGCCGCTGGGCCGCGAGCTGCAGATCGCCGAACTGCTGCGGCACATCAAGCACCGCAAGATCACCGGCACGGTGTGGCTGACCGCCGACGTGCACTACACTTCCGCGCAGCACTACGACCCCTCGCGCGCGGCGTTCAAGGACTTCGCGCCGTTCTGGGAGTTCGTGTCCGGGCCGCTGGCGGCGGGCGGCTTCCCCGCGACGAAGCTCGACGGGACGTTCGGCCCCGAGCAGAAGTTCATCAAGGCGCCGAGCCGCGCCAACACGTCACCGGCCGAGACGCCGCAGTACTTCGGCGAGGTCGACATCGACGGCGGCAGCGGGGAGTTGACGGTGCGGCTGCGCCAGGAGGGCGGCGGCGTGCTGTTCACCAAGGTGCTGCGGCCGGGCCGGGTGGGGCAGTGA
- the sigJ gene encoding RNA polymerase sigma factor SigJ: MATDTMTDVFEEHRPVLMGVAYRMLGRVADAEDVVQEAWLRWSESDRDQVREPRAFLVRVTTRLAIDRLRHLQSRREAYVGPWLPEPYVTDLGSSVPDTAERAVLAESVSLAVLVVLESLSPLERAVFVLREAFGFPFAEIAVTLDRTEAAVRQLAGRARKHVHEGRPRYKVDPAQRRDLTERFLAAATEGDLEGLMSLLAPDVRLVGDSGGKSKAPVRILETADKVGRFLHGAVGKSVREAGGRLEVRFIEVNGADCLFVLYDGMPDSIFQLDVVDGLIQDVYIVRNPDKLVSLIP, translated from the coding sequence GTGGCCACCGACACCATGACCGACGTCTTCGAAGAGCACCGACCCGTCCTGATGGGCGTCGCCTACCGCATGCTCGGCCGGGTGGCCGACGCGGAGGACGTCGTCCAGGAGGCCTGGTTGCGCTGGTCGGAGTCCGACCGCGACCAGGTGCGCGAACCGCGCGCCTTCCTGGTGCGTGTCACCACACGGCTCGCCATCGACCGCCTGCGCCATCTGCAGTCCCGGCGCGAGGCGTACGTCGGTCCGTGGCTCCCCGAGCCCTACGTCACCGACCTCGGGTCGTCCGTGCCCGACACCGCGGAGCGGGCCGTGCTCGCCGAGTCCGTATCCCTCGCGGTCCTCGTGGTCCTCGAATCCCTCTCGCCCCTGGAGCGGGCGGTGTTCGTGCTCCGCGAGGCGTTCGGATTCCCGTTCGCCGAGATCGCGGTCACGCTCGACCGCACCGAGGCCGCCGTGCGCCAGCTCGCGGGCAGGGCCCGCAAGCACGTCCACGAGGGCCGCCCCCGCTACAAGGTGGACCCCGCGCAGCGCCGCGACCTGACCGAGCGCTTCCTCGCCGCGGCCACCGAGGGCGACCTGGAGGGGCTCATGTCCCTCCTCGCGCCGGACGTCCGGTTGGTCGGCGACAGCGGCGGCAAGTCGAAGGCGCCGGTGCGCATCCTGGAGACCGCGGACAAGGTGGGCCGCTTCCTGCACGGCGCCGTCGGCAAGTCGGTCCGGGAGGCGGGGGGCCGCCTGGAGGTCCGCTTCATCGAGGTGAACGGCGCGGACTGCCTCTTCGTCCTCTACGACGGCATGCCCGACAGCATCTTCCAGCTGGACGTCGTAGACGGCCTCATTCAGGACGTCTACATCGTCCGCAATCCGGACAAGCTCGTGTCGCTCATCCCGTAG
- a CDS encoding ATP-binding cassette domain-containing protein: MTSIDVKDLTKEYGTTRAVDALTFSVRPGRVTGFLGPNGAGKSTTMRLVLGLDRPTSGTATVGGRRYTELAEPLRHVGALLDAQAAHGSRTARNHLLAFAVSNRLPARRVAEVLDESGLATVADKRIKTFSLGMRQRLGIAAALLGDPEVVMLDEPSNGLDPEGIIWIRELMRRLAAEGRTVLVSSHLMNETATFADHLVVLGRGRLLVDAPLTEFIASQSRARARVRTTDPELLRELLASRGYVLGEPVEGRWTVDGAKAEEIGAIAAAAGVQVLELADEQTSLEQAYLALTADAAEFTAGSATVPASRQEA, translated from the coding sequence ATGACCAGCATCGACGTCAAAGACCTGACCAAGGAGTACGGCACGACCCGCGCCGTGGACGCCCTCACGTTCAGCGTCCGCCCCGGCCGGGTCACCGGATTCCTCGGCCCCAACGGCGCCGGCAAGTCGACCACCATGCGCCTCGTCCTCGGCCTGGACCGCCCTACCTCGGGCACGGCCACAGTGGGCGGCCGCCGCTACACCGAACTCGCCGAACCGCTGCGCCACGTAGGGGCGCTCCTCGACGCGCAGGCGGCCCACGGTTCGCGCACCGCCCGCAATCATCTCCTCGCCTTCGCGGTCAGCAACCGGCTCCCCGCGCGGCGCGTGGCCGAGGTCCTCGACGAATCCGGGCTGGCAACTGTCGCGGACAAGCGGATCAAGACGTTCTCGCTGGGCATGCGGCAACGCCTCGGCATCGCGGCCGCGCTCCTCGGCGATCCCGAGGTCGTGATGCTGGACGAGCCCTCGAACGGGCTCGACCCCGAAGGCATCATCTGGATCCGCGAGTTGATGCGGCGCCTGGCGGCGGAGGGCCGCACGGTCCTCGTCTCCAGCCACCTCATGAACGAGACCGCGACCTTCGCCGACCACCTCGTCGTCCTCGGCCGGGGCAGGCTGCTCGTGGACGCCCCCTTGACCGAGTTCATCGCGTCGCAGAGCCGGGCACGGGCCCGCGTACGCACGACCGACCCCGAACTGCTCCGTGAACTGCTGGCGAGCCGGGGATACGTCCTCGGGGAGCCGGTCGAGGGCCGCTGGACGGTCGACGGGGCGAAGGCCGAGGAGATCGGCGCGATCGCCGCAGCTGCCGGGGTCCAGGTGCTCGAACTCGCCGACGAACAGACCTCACTGGAACAGGCCTACCTCGCCCTGACGGCCGACGCGGCCGAGTTCACCGCAGGCAGCGCCACCGTCCCCGCATCCCGACAGGAGGCCTGA